GAGAAGCTGGGGTGCTCTACCAACTTCACCATCCCCAAATCCCAGAATTTCGAGAACTCATTCAGACCCATCTAAATGGAGAAGATTATCTTTTCCTGGTTCAGCAATATATTGAAGGCCCTACATACTGGGAACTGCTAGAGCAAGGACAGAAATTTAGCGAAACGGATGCCCTCGCTCTTTTGCTCGATTTGTTGCCTGTGCTGGAGTATATTCACGCTCAAGGTGTGATTCATCGTGATATTTCCCCAGACAACTTAATTCAGCAACGGTTTACAGGTCAACCAGTTCTGATTGATTTTGGGGGTGTGAAACAGGTAGCGGCAACCGCAGTGCGCCAGTTGACTCAACAAGCCATCTCCACTCAGTTAGAGAAACAAGGCTACACCCCACTTGAGCAGAGATACGGCAAAGCTTCCCCAGCCAGTGATTTGTACGCTTTAGCTGTAACTGTTTTGGTATTGCTCACAGGCAAGAATCCCACTGAGTTGTATGATTCTCATCAGCGGACTTGGTGCTGGCAGCAAACTCTCAAGCTGAATCCTCGATTTGCTGCTGTATTAGAAAAGATGTTGGCGGAGCGAGAGAGCGATCGCTATGCCTCTACCCAGGAAGTCAAACAAGCCTTAAAACCTCTCGTTCAACCGCAAGCCCAGACTTCTCAAGTACAAACTTTGGCGGTGGCACGAGCAGCCCCCCCAGCCCAGCGAGTTAGACCAGCCAAGGCAAAAGCTCAGGGTTCTGCTCAGGTGTCTCCTCAAGCCTCTGCTCAGAGTTCTGCTCATTCTGGGGTGAAAACTTGGGTCGTAGCTCCGATCGCCCGTCCACCGATCGCGCCGCCAGCCCCCCAACCACCAACCCCTGCGGCCCCTGTCCCTGTGGCTCCGACACCGAGTCCCGCTAAACCTCGCGGTCCGTCATTCTTCAGCTTTATCGGTAACCTGGTTTCCTGGCTGGTGATTAAGCCTGTCTATTATTTATTACTCAAACCCCTGTGGTACATCGTCAAAAAGTTGCTGATATTGGGAATAACCATTTTAGTCATCGTGGGAGTGAGTTATTGGTTTGGCCCTGCTTTGCTGGCTTGGCTAAAAGGTGCTGTGGTCCCCACCCCCCAAACCGCAGACTCCGGTTGCCAAGAGCAAGTGCTGAAACGGTATGAAGCTCTTAACTTTCCGACGGGAGCTTTCTACCCGCAAGTAAATGAGAAATTTTATGCTCAGCATCCAGAACTCAAAGGACGCACCTTAACTAGCAAGCCAGAAGACGCGCCCTTACGACAGGATTGGTGCCGAGTTGCTGATGAAGTTTTAGACCAAGCAGAACAATCTCAACAGAAGTTGAATTAATTGGGAGATGTGGGGGCGATCGCGATCACCAGCCCTGTCCCAACTCAGCTCATCCCTATTTAAAAGATCGCTTGTTTAACTAATCACTTGTTTAACTGATCAGTGTACTGTCCCCACTTTCGAGAACCGTACCTTCTAACTTGACATCTTCTAGCTTGGCTCCTGCCAAATTGACATCCTCTAAGTTTGCTCCCTCTAAATTGGCTTGCTTTAATTCAGCGTGGCTGAGATTGGCTGCATGTAGATCCGCTACCTCTAAGTCGGCTGCGGTTAAATTTGCTGCTTCCAAATCCGCCTCACTGAGGTCTGCCTGACTGAGATCTGCTCCTGCTAGGTTAGCCGCTTTCAGATCGGCTTGATTCAAAATAGCGTCGTCGAGAATAGCTCCCTCTAAAATTGCTGCATCGAGCACAGCATCACTTAAATCTGCTCCGCTGAGGTCAGCTTGGGTTAAGTCTGCCCCCTTGAGAACGGCTCCACTCAAGGTCGCTTGGCTGAGGTTCGCGCGCCGCAAGTTGGCTCCATCCAGCATGGCTCCATGCAGAATAGCTCCACTCAAATTAATTGCTTCTAGTACAGCTCCCCTCAGGTCAATGATGCTAAAGTCTCGCTCTCCGGCGGCATATCGCTGGATCAATTCTTCCGTATTCATTTATTATGGCTCCCTTTTCCTAAGGCAAAGGATGAAGTTACTGGCTAGCGTCTGTCTGTACTAGCCCGACGATATTCAAACCGTATGTGAACCTAAATAGCCCAACGCCTGTCTAGAGGCACACCTTGCCAACGAGAGGATCGCATCTCCATAACCTCTCCATAACTGCATCCCAGGCCGTAACAGCAAGACTTTGTCTCCTTAGACACTTGCAAGCTTCACTGTGCCAGTTGTCAGGGTGGAATATGGCATCCTCCCCAAAGCGCTGTTAATGCACTAACCTGGTTCAAGCGATTTCGCGGACGGGCGATCGCTCGAATTAGACAAGCTATGCAGGGAACTACCGCACTGATTCAGACAACATTCTCAGGAGAGATGACAAGGTACATTGTTTTTGACGATGCTAGTCGTGCTCCAATATATCGATGTAGTTTGTCCTAGTAGGAGTTCTCCATGACAGAAACAGAGAACGAATTCCTCAGTCTGCTAGAACAAGGAGCAGAATCTTGGAATGGTTGGAGAGAGAAAAACCCTACTATTCAACCAGATCTCAGCAGAGCTTATCTGTTTGAGGCCAACCTGGCAGGGGTAAACCTTAGAGGTGTTAGTTTGAGTCGGGCTTGCTTGATTGGAGCCAACCTAGAAGGAGCCAACCTAGAGGGTGCAGATCTAGAAGGCGCTTATGCCAGCGGGGCGAATTTTAGCAAAGCTAATCTGACTCAAGCGAACTTAGAAGGTGCAGATCTCAGTCAAGCGAATTTAACCCAGGCGAATTTGGCTCAGGCGATCGCTACATCGGCCAATTTCAATGCTACGGAATTGACGGGGGCTTGTATCGAAGCTTGGCAGATTAATAGTGCGACTCAAATAGAAAACATCACCTGCAAGCATGTTTACTTGCAAGGGAACCAACAGCAGCGCCAACCCGCTAAAGGAAAATTTAAACTGGGTGAGTTCAAGCAACTAGTGCAAGTCGCTTCCCCCGGCGTTCGTTCGGGGCAGGGAGTTCCGTCTTCCACGGCGGCGATCGCCTTAGGTAGTTCAGCTGCTGTAGCCACTCTGACTCCTGTAGAGCGTCTCCACGCTAACTCAGCGGAGGCGAACCAATCGATTCCTGCTTTCACCCCGCTACGGGAGCGCAGTTGGCGATTGATTGCGGGGGGTGTATTGATGGGAGTGGGGATAACCGCAGTAGCGAGCACAGCTATCCTCCGCTTTACCCAGGCTGGAGCACCTACCGCTCCAACTTCTACAACTCAGCGATCGCCAGTCACCGTCGCCAGCTTGCCAGCCCTACCTTGCCAAGAGCCACTTCCCGCTGCTTTGCCTGATCGCACCCCTGACTACAAATACCAAACAGGTACACAATATTTCGGCCCTTTAGCCAATGGCGAACCTGCGGATGGTCGCGGCACAATGTCTTACAGCGGTGGCAATCGCTATGACGGTGAATATCGCAACGGCAAACGCAATGGCTGCGGCACGTTTACTTTTGCCAATGGCAGAAGTTATGTCGGGCAGTTTCAGGATGACTGGTTTCAGGGCAAAGGCATTTGGACCTTGGAGAATGGCGATCGCTATGTCGGAGAGTTTCGCGAAAATAAATGCAATGGACGCGGTACATTCATCTTTGCGGATGGTTCATCTCAAGCTGGGACTTGGCAGAATGGTGTTTTGGTAGGCACGAACTTCTCTTGCGATCGCACGCCCCTAGAAATGCCTCGCTCTTGAGAAGAGTACTTCCACTTCACTTCCATATCTATTAGAAAAAGGCCTTACTGTCAGCCTTTATTGTCAAGAGGAGACATCATGACTCAGCAATTACCCCCTATGTTGCAATGGTTTCGTCGTTCCGTCGTTTCGCTATCTGTAGCGAGTTTAGCGGTTGTGGCTCCTCTATCCGCTCAAGCTCAAGATGCACCACCCCCTACTCCCGCCTCAGAAGTGCTGACCTCACCCAGCCCTAGTTCCACGCCAGAACCTACCCCAGTCCCAGAAGCAACTCCTACCGCTCAGCCCACTCCTACCACCCCAGCCACCACCCCAGCCACCGCTCCAGCCACCACGACACCACCCGAATCTGAGGTCGAACCTGCGATCGAGGAGCCCACTTCTCCCGCCGCTCCTGCTGTGGAAACATCTCCCACCGATCCCACTTCAGAGCCTGCGACTTCTCCTCAAGCCCCCTCCGAGTTTGAGTCTGCTCCCGTGGAAGAGAACGCAGCGCCAACAGAGATTCCTCCGGCTGCCCCACAAGCGGAGCCAACTCAACCAATTGAGAATTCTGATGAGAGTTCTGAAAGCACCTCAACTCCGATCAGCGATCCCAATCCTGCCGCTCTGTGGTAATTCCATTCACCAGAATCTCCGTGATCGTTAGGACGAAGTATAGCCGTGTCTCTAAATCGTTCTTTGTGGGTTTGTTTGGGAGTCGCCATTTGCTGGAGTGCTGTGGGTACTCCGGTGGTGGCCAAAACGAGCCTTAACAGCAAAACTCCAGCTCCTATCGTAGGGCTGAAAGCTAAAGCTCTGGCTCCCTATAGTCCGGAGCTACCTCCGATTCGTCCGATTCTGCCAGATGTGACGGCTCAGGAAACTCGACTGGTGCTGAAGCTGAAGCAACGTCGTCTCTATGTCTATCAAGGCAAGCAGCTCAAAGCTAACTATCCGGTTGCAGTCGGTCGCTCAGGCTGGGAGACGCCCACGGGTCAGTTCCGAGTCATGGGTATGGTGCAAAATCCAGGCTGGACTAACCCCTTCACCCGCAAAGTGATGCCTCCGGGGGCTGACAATCCTTTAGGCGATCGCTGGATTGCCTTTTGGACAGATGGCCGTAACTCGATTGGGTTTCATGGCACCCCTGATCGCGACTCTGTAGGTCAGGCGGCTTCACATGGCTGTGTGCGGATGTTAAATGAGGACATTCGCGAATTGTATGAGATCGCGGTACTAGGGACTCCCGTGACGGTGGAGCTTTAGGGGAAGTGGAGTTGAGGGGCGATCGCGACGGGAAATTCTGGATCTCACAATGCCTGGGATAGACTTGAAAGGTGACATCACTTCACCTTAGGGTTTTCATGACGGCTGAAGCAGACGTTGTCAAACAAAGCGACTTGCTCAATCAATTAGTCCTCGATCGCAACAACATGGAAGAGTTGGGGCGAGTCGATATGCTGTGGATGTATCCCGCCGCCCATCGCGTCCTGGGATTTATCTGCAAGTCAGGCTTTTTGGGAGCGAAGAAGATTGTCTTTAAGCTGCCACAGATTCAGACCCTCGGCACCAACAGCATTTTGGTACACTCCCAACCAGAAGAAACCGACGGCGAAAAAGTGAAGCAGTTAGACTCGCTACTCAATTGCGAAGTCTGGAGCG
The window above is part of the Trichocoleus desertorum ATA4-8-CV12 genome. Proteins encoded here:
- a CDS encoding pentapeptide repeat-containing protein, which produces MTETENEFLSLLEQGAESWNGWREKNPTIQPDLSRAYLFEANLAGVNLRGVSLSRACLIGANLEGANLEGADLEGAYASGANFSKANLTQANLEGADLSQANLTQANLAQAIATSANFNATELTGACIEAWQINSATQIENITCKHVYLQGNQQQRQPAKGKFKLGEFKQLVQVASPGVRSGQGVPSSTAAIALGSSAAVATLTPVERLHANSAEANQSIPAFTPLRERSWRLIAGGVLMGVGITAVASTAILRFTQAGAPTAPTSTTQRSPVTVASLPALPCQEPLPAALPDRTPDYKYQTGTQYFGPLANGEPADGRGTMSYSGGNRYDGEYRNGKRNGCGTFTFANGRSYVGQFQDDWFQGKGIWTLENGDRYVGEFRENKCNGRGTFIFADGSSQAGTWQNGVLVGTNFSCDRTPLEMPRS
- a CDS encoding serine/threonine protein kinase, coding for MPHSSPIHPDLILDKRYKIVRMLGQGGFGRVYLAENLNRFHEYCVLKEFAPQVKGTAVLQKAAELFQREAGVLYQLHHPQIPEFRELIQTHLNGEDYLFLVQQYIEGPTYWELLEQGQKFSETDALALLLDLLPVLEYIHAQGVIHRDISPDNLIQQRFTGQPVLIDFGGVKQVAATAVRQLTQQAISTQLEKQGYTPLEQRYGKASPASDLYALAVTVLVLLTGKNPTELYDSHQRTWCWQQTLKLNPRFAAVLEKMLAERESDRYASTQEVKQALKPLVQPQAQTSQVQTLAVARAAPPAQRVRPAKAKAQGSAQVSPQASAQSSAHSGVKTWVVAPIARPPIAPPAPQPPTPAAPVPVAPTPSPAKPRGPSFFSFIGNLVSWLVIKPVYYLLLKPLWYIVKKLLILGITILVIVGVSYWFGPALLAWLKGAVVPTPQTADSGCQEQVLKRYEALNFPTGAFYPQVNEKFYAQHPELKGRTLTSKPEDAPLRQDWCRVADEVLDQAEQSQQKLN
- a CDS encoding pentapeptide repeat-containing protein produces the protein MNTEELIQRYAAGERDFSIIDLRGAVLEAINLSGAILHGAMLDGANLRRANLSQATLSGAVLKGADLTQADLSGADLSDAVLDAAILEGAILDDAILNQADLKAANLAGADLSQADLSEADLEAANLTAADLEVADLHAANLSHAELKQANLEGANLEDVNLAGAKLEDVKLEGTVLESGDSTLIS
- a CDS encoding L,D-transpeptidase; this translates as MSLNRSLWVCLGVAICWSAVGTPVVAKTSLNSKTPAPIVGLKAKALAPYSPELPPIRPILPDVTAQETRLVLKLKQRRLYVYQGKQLKANYPVAVGRSGWETPTGQFRVMGMVQNPGWTNPFTRKVMPPGADNPLGDRWIAFWTDGRNSIGFHGTPDRDSVGQAASHGCVRMLNEDIRELYEIAVLGTPVTVEL